In the genome of Variovorax sp. PAMC26660, the window CGCGCAGGCATGGCCCTCGAAACCCGTGCGCGTGATCGTGCCCGCGCCGGCCGGCAGCTCGCTCGACGTGATCGCGCGCACGCTGGCCGACCGGCTGCGCGTGATGTGGAAGCAGCCCGTGGTGATCGAGACCAAGGCCGGCGCCGGCGGCCTGATCGGCATGGAGGCAGTGGCCAGGGCGCCGCACGACGGCTACACGCTGGGCATCGGCTTCAATGGGCCGATTGCCTTCGGCCCGTACATGTATGCGCGCATGCCCTATGTGCCGGCGCGCGACCTTGTGCCGATCGTGCTCACGACCTCGCAGCCCAACGTGCTGGCGGTGCAAGCCAACAATCCGGCGAACACGTTGCCCGAGTTCGTGGCCTGGGCGAAGAAGCAGGGCCACCAGTTCAGCTATGCGTCGGTGGGGGCAGGCAGTTCGTCGCACCTCACGATGGAGCTGCTTCGCAGCGTGGCGGGCATCGAAGCGGTGCACGTTCCCTATTCGGGCTCGCCGCCCGCGGGGCTGTCGGTGGCGGCGGGTGATACGCAGGCGCTGTTCACGGTCGCGCCCGCGCTGCTGCCGTTGATCCAGGGCCAGCGCGTGAAGCTGATCGCGGTCACCAGCGCCACGCGCTCCGAGCTGATGAAAGACCTGCCCACCGTGGCCGAGTCGGGTTACCCCGGCTTCGAGTCGCTGGCATGGAACGGCTTCTTCACCGCCGCCGGCACGCCGCCCGAGGTGGTGCGCCGCATCAACGCCGACGTGAACACGGTGCTGCAGGAGCCGGCCGTGCGCGAGCTGCTGGCCAACCAGGGGCTGGTGCCGGGCGGTGGCTCGCCCGAAGAGTTCAAGACCTTCATCGACAGCGAAGGCCGCAAGTGGGGCGCGATCATCGCCAAGGTCGGCATACGGCTCGACCGGTGATACTTCGGGCGCCAGAATTTCAGGAGGAACCCCATGAGTGAATATCCCGAAGACATCTACACCGAGGCCGAGCCCGACCCTTACACGCTCGCCAACCTGGGCCCGCTCGCTGGCCTGGCCGGCATCTGGACCAGCGCGGCCGGCCAGGACGTTGCCCCGAAGGCCGAGGGCCCCGAGACCTCGGTCTACATCGAGCACGCCGAGTTCCAGCCCATCGATGCGCAGACCAACGGGCCGCAAATCTTCTACGGACTGCGCTATCACCTGCGCATCGTGAAGCCGGACGAGGTCGAGAGCTTTCACGACCAGGTCGGCTATTGGCTGTGGGAAGCCGCCACGGGCACGCTGATCCAGACGCTGTCGATTCCGCGCGGGCAGACCGCCATGGCCATGGGGCACGCGCAGCCCGATGCGAAGTCTTTCAAGCTCGAAGCGGTGCGCGGCGCCGAGACCAACGGCATCCTGTCGAACCCCTTCCTGGAGCATGCGTTC includes:
- a CDS encoding Bug family tripartite tricarboxylate transporter substrate binding protein, translated to MKKNKLATFLLASLFASGACAQAWPSKPVRVIVPAPAGSSLDVIARTLADRLRVMWKQPVVIETKAGAGGLIGMEAVARAPHDGYTLGIGFNGPIAFGPYMYARMPYVPARDLVPIVLTTSQPNVLAVQANNPANTLPEFVAWAKKQGHQFSYASVGAGSSSHLTMELLRSVAGIEAVHVPYSGSPPAGLSVAAGDTQALFTVAPALLPLIQGQRVKLIAVTSATRSELMKDLPTVAESGYPGFESLAWNGFFTAAGTPPEVVRRINADVNTVLQEPAVRELLANQGLVPGGGSPEEFKTFIDSEGRKWGAIIAKVGIRLDR
- a CDS encoding FABP family protein → MSEYPEDIYTEAEPDPYTLANLGPLAGLAGIWTSAAGQDVAPKAEGPETSVYIEHAEFQPIDAQTNGPQIFYGLRYHLRIVKPDEVESFHDQVGYWLWEAATGTLIQTLSIPRGQTAMAMGHAQPDAKSFKLEAVRGAETNGILSNPFLEHAFKTLSYNIAVTIHDDGSWSYEQETLMSVRGKAEPFRHTDRNTLRKIGEPTPNPTARAAMAEAAAAAATAEGNVAA